In Legionella sp. PATHC035, a genomic segment contains:
- the lptE gene encoding LPS assembly lipoprotein LptE — MKPHYSDSSSNVPYRLQEHFAGHQKQQTRPFSTLRTTVPFLLILLLSACGFHLRGISNTPSWLNNVAIISENNDKQFISILESRLEGSKIEVNPDPSRAQYWLMINEVNLQQQIISVGASTNPRQYTLTLTVLFALKTRAGQVVEVPGQINISRELTLNNDRILGSKDEESILIGEMKQDAVTQIIYRLGHLPPPPPR; from the coding sequence ATGAAGCCTCATTATTCTGATTCTTCTTCCAATGTCCCGTATCGTCTTCAAGAACACTTCGCGGGACATCAAAAGCAACAAACACGACCCTTTTCAACATTGCGCACTACCGTTCCTTTTTTACTCATTCTATTACTCTCAGCATGTGGTTTTCATCTACGCGGCATAAGCAATACACCGAGTTGGCTTAATAATGTGGCCATTATTTCTGAGAATAATGACAAGCAATTTATCTCAATACTCGAGTCCCGACTTGAGGGATCAAAAATTGAAGTTAATCCGGATCCTTCTCGTGCACAATATTGGCTAATGATTAATGAAGTAAACCTGCAACAACAGATTATCAGTGTTGGAGCAAGCACGAATCCTAGGCAATATACTTTAACCCTAACCGTATTATTTGCTTTGAAAACACGCGCGGGTCAGGTTGTAGAGGTTCCTGGCCAAATCAATATTTCTCGAGAACTTACATTAAATAACGATCGAATTCTTGGCTCTAAAGATGAAGAAAGTATTTTAATTGGAGAAATGAAGCAAGATGCAGTGACTCAAATCATTTATCGACTTGGTCATTTGCCCCCTCCTCCGCCCAGATAA
- a CDS encoding SPOR domain-containing protein, with the protein MKLVIDEKLKHRLVGVAVVLSLGAIFLPAMMKKSSQRLENNFSVNVQLPPKPTTPNVVMTNEKEMFKTIKVAKIETPDLGQKGSDLGKEDFIQSIQVADNAAVQAAVPVAKAASLPKVASTPKVDAIAKPIELALNNAANNVVKKQVKAMPTKPVRPVARVEVKRNNKPNVAKANTKTTRLNKKDIYAVQLASFSQLNNAQALVNKLRSKGYKANYIKSNGRQGAIYKVYAGHSPVKSDVMKLKNQLASAMQLNGFVVNTGVS; encoded by the coding sequence ATGAAATTAGTAATTGATGAGAAGCTAAAGCATCGTTTAGTTGGTGTGGCTGTTGTTTTATCATTAGGCGCAATTTTCCTTCCTGCGATGATGAAGAAGTCGAGCCAACGTCTTGAAAATAATTTTAGTGTCAATGTGCAGCTACCCCCTAAACCAACAACTCCTAATGTCGTAATGACTAATGAAAAGGAGATGTTTAAAACCATCAAAGTAGCCAAGATTGAAACTCCTGATTTGGGGCAAAAAGGCTCCGATCTTGGTAAGGAAGATTTTATTCAATCGATTCAAGTGGCTGATAATGCAGCCGTGCAAGCTGCTGTTCCTGTCGCTAAAGCAGCGTCACTGCCTAAGGTCGCATCCACCCCTAAAGTTGATGCAATAGCCAAACCAATTGAATTGGCATTGAATAATGCAGCAAATAACGTAGTTAAAAAACAAGTCAAAGCCATGCCCACTAAACCGGTTCGGCCTGTTGCACGAGTAGAAGTGAAGCGGAATAATAAACCGAATGTAGCAAAGGCAAATACAAAGACCACACGTCTAAATAAAAAAGATATTTATGCAGTTCAATTGGCTTCGTTTTCACAATTGAATAATGCCCAAGCATTAGTTAATAAATTACGCAGCAAGGGTTATAAAGCAAACTACATCAAATCTAATGGAAGACAAGGGGCTATTTATAAGGTCTATGCAGGACATTCACCGGTTAAAAGTGATGTGATGAAATTAAAAAATCAATTAGCAAGTGCCATGCAGTTGAATGGCTTTGTGGTTAATACCGGAGTGAGCTAA
- the fliD gene encoding flagellar filament capping protein FliD yields MGLSTPGIGSGLDIKSMVEGLVKADLMPLQLKHDKKLNSVNTELSAFGQLKSAISTFQSTLNSLSFISEFNQMNCLINEPGYVSASITGSGLAVEGLYQIQVQQLAQAQSLASGYFTNSSTSVGSGSMTINFGTYSNNNTTFTQNTAASPVTINITSGNDSLTAICDAINATNSGVTASIVQDSLGSRLTLTSSETGENYAMQITGSLTALNYDPTTNNVPLTQTMAAQNSLVKINGLLLNESSNQIEGAITGVTLDLQQADPATTITLTLEKDVEHAKGLINDFVKKYNDFMKFITNLTGFDMETRKKGVLQGDSKLRELKTNLYNLATTPLTAVGPIQSLADLGITTDKHGLLEIDPEMLDKAIDTNYQSVGNLFAKKITATDPNIKINSMDTEVAAGAYDVVLGEYTPGVSMSGTIGGILANSTDGITLNGTGDYSTLSIDVLSGQAGNRGQIIISDGLASLIDGYLESLVDEDGEIEERIDRLNSQAKQLDEMQERINDRSITLEKRYYKQWNAVDLLISQMQNTSNTLTQILSNLPKLNTNK; encoded by the coding sequence ATGGGTCTATCAACGCCAGGTATTGGATCAGGTTTAGACATTAAATCAATGGTTGAAGGCCTGGTAAAAGCTGATCTCATGCCATTACAACTAAAACATGATAAAAAATTAAATTCTGTTAATACCGAGTTGTCTGCTTTTGGTCAATTGAAAAGCGCTATATCAACTTTTCAATCAACACTTAATTCTCTATCTTTTATTAGCGAATTTAATCAAATGAATTGCCTAATAAACGAACCTGGATATGTCTCTGCATCCATTACGGGTTCAGGACTGGCAGTTGAAGGATTATATCAAATACAAGTCCAACAATTAGCCCAAGCACAAAGCCTCGCCAGTGGTTATTTCACCAACAGCAGTACTTCAGTAGGTAGTGGCAGTATGACCATTAACTTCGGAACATACAGTAATAATAACACAACGTTCACACAAAATACTGCAGCCTCCCCAGTAACAATTAATATTACCTCAGGAAACGATAGCCTAACTGCAATTTGTGATGCAATTAATGCCACAAATTCAGGTGTAACAGCATCGATTGTACAAGATAGTCTAGGTTCAAGATTAACCTTGACCTCATCAGAAACAGGTGAAAATTACGCGATGCAAATTACAGGCAGCCTCACTGCGCTTAATTATGATCCTACAACAAATAATGTTCCTTTAACCCAGACGATGGCAGCTCAAAATAGTTTAGTAAAAATTAATGGATTACTACTCAATGAGAGCAGCAACCAAATTGAAGGTGCTATAACAGGCGTCACCCTCGATCTACAACAAGCAGATCCAGCAACGACTATCACGTTAACTTTGGAAAAAGATGTCGAGCATGCGAAGGGTTTAATTAATGATTTCGTCAAAAAATATAATGATTTTATGAAATTCATCACCAACTTAACTGGTTTCGATATGGAGACCAGAAAAAAAGGGGTGCTGCAAGGGGACAGTAAACTTAGAGAATTGAAAACCAACCTATATAACTTGGCCACCACCCCATTAACTGCAGTTGGACCAATCCAAAGCCTCGCCGACTTGGGGATTACCACGGATAAGCATGGCTTATTAGAAATCGACCCAGAAATGTTGGATAAGGCTATTGATACCAATTATCAATCAGTAGGTAATCTATTTGCAAAAAAAATTACAGCTACTGATCCAAACATCAAAATCAATTCCATGGATACTGAGGTCGCAGCAGGAGCATATGATGTTGTGTTAGGTGAATATACTCCTGGAGTGAGTATGTCAGGGACTATAGGTGGCATTTTAGCTAATTCAACCGATGGAATTACTCTGAATGGTACAGGCGATTACAGTACCTTATCGATTGATGTGCTTTCAGGACAAGCTGGAAATAGAGGCCAAATTATCATTAGTGATGGTTTGGCCTCGTTGATTGATGGCTATTTGGAGTCCTTAGTGGACGAAGATGGGGAAATTGAAGAAAGAATAGACCGATTAAATAGTCAAGCAAAACAATTAGATGAAATGCAAGAACGCATTAATGATCGGAGTATTACTCTTGAAAAAAGATATTATAAACAATGGAACGCCGTCGATCTCTTAATTTCACAGATGCAAAACACCAGCAATACGCTGACTCAAATTTTGTCGAACCTCCCCAAATTGAATACCAACAAATAA
- the folC gene encoding bifunctional tetrahydrofolate synthase/dihydrofolate synthase: MPKLSHIRPLTAFQKKSIDEWLYDLETRNTQEIQLGLTRIMEVAKKLSLQLPGCPVITVAGTNGKGSTVTSLETIYHVAGYKVGAYTSPHLIEFNERIRVNLTPISDDDLCQAFGVIEEIRGETLLTYFEMTTLAALWYFKKMDLDIVILEVGLGGRLDATNIVDAELSIVTTIDFDHQDYLGTTLDAIGYEKAGILRPGKPFIYGDISPPTSIINVAKHLTAPAYLLGQQFSIQEQDSVWSLHYNEHLKLASVYGLPKPSIQLKSAAAAITACLLLADDLPVTHSHFQVAMQRIFIPGRLQLHKDTVSTLFDVSHNPQSVKLLADTLCTLKKAKVHAVFSALKDKDILGLIQPLKDCVDWWYPAQLDSKRAASADLLLTLFKDAEIPVDICYNNPLVAFETALKQAKPGDLIVVYGSFFTVSHVMANRRFNEISN; the protein is encoded by the coding sequence TTGCCAAAGCTATCTCATATTAGACCTCTCACAGCGTTTCAAAAGAAATCCATCGACGAGTGGTTATATGATTTAGAAACTAGAAATACACAAGAGATACAACTCGGTTTAACACGTATTATGGAAGTTGCGAAAAAATTAAGCCTGCAACTTCCAGGTTGTCCAGTTATTACTGTTGCGGGGACTAATGGAAAAGGTTCAACGGTAACATCTCTTGAGACAATTTATCATGTTGCAGGATATAAAGTAGGTGCCTATACCTCACCTCATCTTATTGAATTTAATGAACGTATTCGTGTTAATTTAACTCCCATTTCTGATGATGATTTATGCCAGGCTTTTGGTGTTATTGAAGAAATTCGTGGAGAAACTCTTCTAACTTACTTTGAAATGACTACTTTGGCTGCATTGTGGTATTTCAAAAAAATGGATTTAGATATCGTAATTCTTGAAGTTGGATTAGGGGGGCGCTTGGATGCTACTAATATCGTTGATGCGGAATTGTCTATCGTCACTACAATTGATTTTGACCATCAAGATTATTTAGGTACTACGCTTGACGCGATTGGTTATGAGAAGGCAGGGATACTCCGCCCTGGTAAACCGTTTATTTATGGGGATATTAGTCCACCTACCTCAATCATTAATGTCGCAAAGCATCTTACTGCACCCGCTTATCTTCTTGGACAACAATTTTCGATTCAAGAACAAGACTCTGTCTGGAGTCTTCATTACAACGAACATCTTAAACTTGCCTCTGTTTATGGATTGCCTAAACCTTCAATACAATTAAAATCAGCAGCAGCTGCAATTACTGCTTGTCTGTTGCTCGCAGATGATTTACCGGTGACGCATAGCCATTTTCAAGTTGCGATGCAGCGTATTTTTATTCCAGGACGTTTGCAATTGCATAAGGACACCGTGAGCACATTATTTGATGTGTCTCATAACCCTCAATCGGTAAAATTGTTAGCAGATACTTTATGCACATTAAAAAAAGCTAAAGTACATGCGGTATTCTCCGCTCTAAAAGATAAAGATATTTTGGGATTGATTCAACCATTAAAGGATTGCGTTGACTGGTGGTATCCTGCACAATTGGATAGCAAACGTGCTGCCAGTGCGGATTTGTTGCTTACATTGTTTAAGGATGCAGAAATTCCTGTGGATATTTGTTATAATAACCCACTTGTAGCTTTTGAAACTGCATTGAAGCAAGCTAAACCTGGTGACTTAATTGTTGTTTACGGGTCATTTTTTACTGTGAGTCATGTTATGGCTAATAGGAGATTCAATGAAATTAGTAATTGA
- a CDS encoding flagellar protein FlaG, giving the protein MTMESIPPANNKLLQTDSVKLKDKNIRPVTKCATSDLNLDTDSKQAIDHATGLLQTIVTDKISDKIIRKIPSDEYLHLLHLLDGIISGSIDKHV; this is encoded by the coding sequence ATGACTATGGAATCGATTCCTCCAGCAAATAATAAATTGCTACAGACAGATTCAGTCAAACTAAAGGATAAAAACATTAGACCTGTGACCAAATGCGCCACATCGGATCTCAATTTGGATACTGATTCGAAGCAAGCTATAGACCATGCCACAGGGCTTCTGCAAACTATAGTCACTGACAAAATCTCGGATAAGATAATTCGCAAAATACCCTCAGACGAATATTTGCATTTACTACACTTGCTTGATGGGATAATAAGTGGTTCTATAGATAAACATGTTTAA
- the holA gene encoding DNA polymerase III subunit delta, with translation MQIRQPLLAQQVQKKIAPLYVIIGQDNYLLEDSLITIKSAIKKNHNYDEKIISIQSVDDWSIVKEEANSYSLFSETVLLNIFYDKKSIDATGKKILSEYLNSVNSRCFIIIRAPNIPAKQLQWLSSHEQAILTVAYPLNSEAIKSWIAAQLKKNSMIYDPQVPELIHQYTQGNMLACSQVIEKIALSCAPNSKVDAQHALEHLSNQCDHDLFELVEACLLGQSDKAIQILRHAANNKTEATLVLWIISQEIRLIMQLSYLMEQHIDAQTACNQLKIWPQRVNLYKACCNRLNKTMLNQLHRYCYSIDERIKSNLNTLVWSSLENAALSLCMGNLIGDVCTA, from the coding sequence ATGCAAATCAGACAACCATTGCTTGCTCAACAAGTACAAAAGAAAATTGCACCGCTCTACGTCATTATTGGGCAGGATAATTACTTGCTGGAAGATTCGTTAATAACCATAAAATCAGCAATTAAAAAAAATCATAATTATGATGAAAAAATCATATCGATCCAATCAGTGGACGATTGGAGTATTGTAAAAGAAGAAGCGAACAGTTACTCCTTATTTTCAGAGACAGTACTCTTGAATATTTTCTATGATAAGAAATCAATAGATGCTACTGGAAAAAAAATTCTTTCTGAATACCTTAATTCGGTAAACTCACGTTGCTTTATTATTATTAGGGCGCCCAATATACCTGCGAAGCAATTACAATGGTTATCTTCTCACGAGCAGGCCATTCTCACAGTGGCTTACCCACTGAATTCGGAGGCAATTAAAAGTTGGATAGCCGCGCAATTAAAGAAAAACTCGATGATCTATGACCCTCAGGTTCCTGAGTTAATTCATCAATACACCCAGGGAAATATGCTCGCCTGTTCCCAAGTTATTGAAAAAATAGCCTTATCTTGTGCTCCCAATAGTAAAGTAGATGCACAACATGCATTAGAGCATTTATCCAATCAATGCGATCATGATCTTTTTGAACTCGTTGAGGCATGTCTGCTGGGTCAAAGTGATAAAGCGATTCAGATTTTACGTCATGCAGCAAATAATAAGACCGAAGCCACTTTAGTTCTGTGGATAATCAGTCAAGAAATACGCTTAATCATGCAATTGTCCTATTTAATGGAACAACACATTGATGCTCAAACTGCTTGCAATCAACTTAAAATTTGGCCTCAACGTGTTAATCTTTATAAAGCATGTTGCAATCGACTCAATAAGACCATGTTAAATCAACTTCATCGATACTGTTATTCCATAGACGAACGGATTAAATCAAATCTTAATACTCTGGTATGGAGCTCCCTTGAAAATGCTGCTCTGTCACTCTGCATGGGAAATTTAATAGGTGACGTATGCACAGCATAG
- a CDS encoding flagellin, which translates to MAQIINTNVPSLLAQRNLSKSSSAMATAIQRLSSGLKINSAKDDAAGLAISTNMTSQIRGMDQAVKNANDGISLAQVAEGAMQESTDLLQRMRELALQSANGTYSQANREALQNEVNNLLSEMDDIAHNTQFNGQTILNGSYTNASLQIGANSGETITFSINSIASADIGHIAYQTGNTVSASAASDITIALGSSAAVSIGSSANYVGAANGQDSSSAYAKAAALNAAGISGLTVTASTAGSATVGAIGGAAGDTYNLSINGVNIFINQDVSTALSNNALLDAINASSDQTGVVATLNGSSMTLTAADGRNIAVTESGTGFTAGTNGLSVTGGSFASTLRGNITMSAPEAITVGGTTADIGLASISLDTSGVNIIDITTQAGAEKAILRIGAALDSITTNRSSLGALQNRLDATVTNLENVSDNMSAARSRIQDTDYAAEMANLTKNQILQQAGTAMLAQANAMPQSVLSLLG; encoded by the coding sequence ATGGCTCAAATTATTAATACCAACGTACCGTCGTTACTTGCGCAGCGTAACTTATCTAAATCCAGTAGTGCTATGGCTACTGCGATTCAAAGATTATCATCTGGACTAAAAATTAATAGTGCTAAAGATGATGCTGCAGGATTGGCAATTTCAACAAATATGACCTCACAAATCCGCGGTATGGATCAAGCAGTGAAAAATGCTAATGACGGTATTTCACTCGCTCAGGTAGCTGAAGGTGCGATGCAAGAATCAACTGACCTCTTACAACGCATGAGAGAGTTAGCACTTCAATCTGCAAACGGAACCTATAGCCAAGCAAACCGTGAGGCATTACAAAACGAAGTGAACAACCTTTTGAGTGAGATGGATGATATCGCTCACAACACCCAATTTAACGGCCAAACCATATTGAATGGATCATACACGAATGCTTCTCTTCAAATTGGTGCTAACTCGGGTGAAACAATCACATTTTCGATAAACAGTATTGCATCTGCAGATATAGGCCATATTGCTTATCAAACAGGAAACACAGTAAGCGCCAGTGCTGCAAGTGATATTACTATAGCTCTTGGCTCTAGTGCAGCAGTGAGTATTGGTTCTTCTGCAAACTATGTTGGAGCAGCAAACGGACAAGACAGCTCTTCAGCATATGCCAAAGCAGCTGCGCTGAACGCAGCAGGCATCTCTGGGCTGACAGTAACTGCTTCTACAGCAGGTAGCGCAACTGTAGGTGCAATCGGTGGTGCAGCCGGTGATACTTATAACCTGAGTATTAATGGAGTGAACATCTTTATTAACCAAGACGTATCTACTGCATTAAGCAACAACGCCCTTTTGGACGCAATCAATGCATCTAGCGATCAAACTGGTGTTGTGGCCACACTCAATGGTTCAAGTATGACTTTAACTGCAGCAGATGGAAGAAATATTGCGGTCACAGAGAGTGGTACTGGATTCACTGCAGGTACTAATGGATTAAGCGTCACCGGTGGTTCATTTGCCTCAACTTTACGAGGAAATATCACTATGAGTGCTCCTGAAGCCATTACTGTGGGTGGAACAACAGCAGATATCGGTTTAGCAAGTATTAGTTTGGATACTAGTGGTGTGAATATAATCGATATTACTACTCAAGCTGGCGCAGAAAAAGCCATATTAAGAATTGGTGCTGCCTTGGACAGTATTACCACCAACCGTTCTTCATTAGGTGCTTTGCAAAACCGACTTGATGCAACAGTAACTAACCTGGAAAACGTATCCGATAATATGTCTGCCGCACGTAGCCGTATTCAAGATACTGATTATGCAGCAGAAATGGCTAATTTAACTAAAAACCAAATCCTGCAACAAGCTGGAACAGCGATGTTGGCTCAAGCAAATGCAATGCCACAATCTGTTCTATCCTTGTTAGGATAG
- a CDS encoding CvpA family protein: MQAQWVDIILIIVIGLSTITGLLRGFIKEFIALGVWVLAIWAGYNYSNALNPYLQPYIQDPSIRSMAGFVIIVLGVLITGGITNAILGLFLRGSGLGAMDKVLGGMFGFGRGVLILSLVFAVLSMTSLPYHQYVQTSRVYNQLLPVINWVSGYLPGLINKAKQTVSVNESFKLIDIVPET; the protein is encoded by the coding sequence ATGCAAGCACAATGGGTTGATATTATTTTAATAATAGTAATTGGCTTATCCACTATAACCGGTTTACTCAGGGGATTTATTAAAGAATTCATTGCCTTAGGAGTATGGGTGCTAGCTATTTGGGCAGGTTATAACTACTCAAACGCACTTAACCCCTATCTGCAACCTTATATTCAAGATCCCTCAATTCGTAGCATGGCTGGTTTTGTTATTATTGTTCTTGGTGTTTTAATTACAGGTGGGATCACTAATGCGATACTTGGCCTCTTTTTAAGGGGTAGCGGCCTGGGGGCTATGGATAAAGTTTTAGGCGGGATGTTTGGTTTTGGTCGCGGGGTTCTTATTCTCTCCCTTGTCTTCGCGGTACTCAGTATGACCTCCTTGCCTTATCACCAATATGTTCAAACTTCCAGGGTTTATAATCAACTTTTACCTGTTATAAACTGGGTTTCTGGATACTTACCAGGACTTATTAATAAAGCGAAACAGACCGTATCGGTAAATGAGTCTTTTAAACTTATTGATATAGTCCCTGAGACTTAA
- the accD gene encoding acetyl-CoA carboxylase, carboxyltransferase subunit beta — protein MSWFKKLLPSRVSTDSSQKKGVPEGLWLKCSGCNEVLYSTELERNLMVCPSCNFHHRISARVRIQQFLDEGGQEEIAASLEPQDRLKFRDSKKYKDRISQAQKTTGEKEALIIVKGTLLQQPVVVGSFEFNFMGGSMGATVGEKFVRAIQVATAEQRPYVCFTASGGARMQEGLFSLMQMAKTSAALAKFAELGLPFIVVLTDPTMGGVSASFASLGDVIIAEPNALIGFAGPRVIEQTVRQTLPEGFQRSEFLLEHGHIDMILERKDIRPVVAELISKLTRKGAGDSVAKAISY, from the coding sequence ATGAGTTGGTTTAAAAAATTATTGCCTTCAAGAGTGAGTACAGACTCTTCTCAAAAGAAAGGAGTTCCTGAGGGTTTATGGCTTAAATGTTCAGGTTGCAATGAAGTTCTCTATAGCACTGAATTAGAAAGAAATTTAATGGTCTGCCCATCCTGTAACTTCCATCACAGGATTTCCGCACGTGTCCGAATCCAACAATTTCTCGATGAGGGTGGTCAAGAAGAAATCGCTGCATCATTGGAACCACAAGACCGCTTAAAATTTAGGGATTCAAAAAAATATAAAGATAGAATTTCACAAGCTCAAAAAACAACTGGTGAGAAAGAAGCTTTGATCATTGTCAAAGGAACCTTGTTGCAGCAGCCTGTAGTTGTTGGTTCTTTTGAATTCAATTTTATGGGGGGCTCCATGGGAGCTACAGTAGGGGAGAAATTTGTTCGTGCAATTCAAGTCGCAACAGCAGAACAAAGACCTTATGTTTGCTTTACCGCAAGTGGCGGCGCACGAATGCAAGAAGGACTTTTTTCTTTAATGCAAATGGCTAAAACTTCAGCAGCTCTAGCGAAATTTGCTGAGCTTGGATTGCCTTTTATTGTGGTTCTGACTGATCCAACAATGGGAGGGGTTTCTGCAAGTTTTGCAAGTCTTGGTGATGTAATCATTGCTGAACCTAATGCATTAATTGGTTTTGCTGGTCCACGGGTTATTGAGCAGACCGTAAGACAAACATTACCTGAAGGGTTTCAGCGAAGTGAGTTCTTGTTAGAACATGGACATATTGACATGATTCTTGAACGGAAGGATATCCGTCCAGTCGTTGCAGAGCTGATATCTAAATTAACGCGCAAAGGCGCAGGTGATTCAGTTGCCAAAGCTATCTCATATTAG
- the nadD gene encoding nicotinate-nucleotide adenylyltransferase: MHSIAILGGTFDPIHNGHLQASMVIQKHFNFDSYIFLPCKTPTIKPPTLANNNQRIEMIKLAIKKTPYFRLDLREVERDTPSYMVETLKSFRMEYPNSSITLIIGYDAFISLPNWYQWEKIITLANLLVINRSEFSSQPIPIIMKKFLEQHEVKDKHDFLSTHAGRVFLFDAGHYDISSTSIREEIKKGADVKNKLPEAVYEYIKSQGLYQ; encoded by the coding sequence ATGCACAGCATAGCTATTTTGGGTGGTACATTTGACCCGATACACAATGGTCATTTACAAGCCAGCATGGTAATCCAAAAGCATTTTAATTTTGATTCCTATATTTTTTTACCTTGTAAAACACCAACTATAAAACCCCCTACTCTCGCCAATAATAATCAAAGAATAGAAATGATTAAATTGGCCATAAAAAAAACACCTTACTTTAGACTCGATTTACGTGAAGTTGAACGAGATACTCCATCCTATATGGTCGAAACTTTGAAAAGCTTCCGGATGGAATATCCTAACTCATCCATCACCTTAATTATTGGCTATGATGCTTTTATCTCACTACCCAACTGGTATCAATGGGAGAAAATTATCACTTTAGCTAACTTATTGGTAATCAATCGCTCTGAGTTTTCCAGTCAACCCATTCCGATAATCATGAAAAAATTTTTGGAACAGCATGAAGTTAAAGACAAACATGACTTTTTAAGTACTCATGCTGGAAGAGTTTTTTTATTTGATGCAGGACACTATGATATTTCTTCCACGTCAATTCGTGAAGAAATAAAAAAGGGAGCTGATGTGAAAAACAAGCTCCCTGAAGCAGTCTATGAGTACATTAAGTCTCAGGGACTATATCAATAA